Proteins encoded within one genomic window of Cyprinus carpio isolate SPL01 chromosome A15, ASM1834038v1, whole genome shotgun sequence:
- the LOC109062982 gene encoding SH2B adapter protein 2-like isoform X2, with protein MNGDGAPSSPEHSSCTLPDWKEFCELHARASAADFAYKFRRFISENPCYDSPGADANFSQHFAQHFLTCFSAALDQVQGPGSPGDSSALKYSIVPFVGIQSCTLPLSHNLYHRRKDVGASSESLDSMDSGGGGASGQEQQTPTRKKATVSQSRSSEDVSLGRRKARFKKGFSLRNMSLSVVDGVKEIWHRRASPEPDPLGSSRRTNGAESVGSEHWSQKLRLPRGSQGHKAELLEIQREGALRYMVADDNNCMGAAQWQKCRLLLRKTAAQVDAGEKFQLEFYVPPKSSKPKVSIPLSAIVEVRTTMPLEMPDKDNTFVLKVENGAEYILETIDSLQKNSWVADIQDCIDPGDSGDDIELASCAHSQPHRDVSLVSSCSCELLCDGSHRGSERLCSAAADQSAAARCQEPPVTQHPSHVPLERFLQSPEAQNTNTASGSPGETPREAEGDASLTGYPWFHGTLSRVRAAQLVLAGGAQSHGLFVIRQSETRPGEYVLTFNFQGKAKHLRLSVNDSGQCHVHHLWFQTVADMLRHFHEHPIPLESSGSTDITLRSYVQVQRSPTV; from the exons ATGAATGGCGACGGGGCTCCCAGCAGCCCGGAGCACTCCTCCTGCACGCTGCCTGACTGGAAGGAGTTCTGTGAGCTTCACGCTCGAGCTTCCGCCGCTGATTTTGCCTACAAGTTCCGGCGATTCATCAGCGAGAACCCATGCTATGACTCACCTGGTGCTGATGCCAACTTCTCGCAACACTTTGCTCAGCACTTCCTGACCTGCTTCTCCGCCGCCCTCGACCAAGTTCAAGGTCCCGGCTCTCCGGGAGACTCCTCCGCTCTGAAGTACAGCATCGTACCCTTTGTGGGCATACAGAGCTGCACGCTGCCCCTCAGCCACAACCTCTACCATCGGCGCAAAGACGTGGGGGCCTCGAGCGAATCGCTGGATAGCATGGACAGTGGAGGGGGCGGAGCCAGCGGACAGGAACAGCAGACCCCCACCCGTAAGAAGGCAACCGTGAGCCAATCCAGGAGTTCAGAGGATGTGTCATTGGGACGACGTAAGGCTCGCTTCAAGAAGGGCTTTTCCCTCCGCAACATGAGTCTGAGCGTGGTGGACGGGGTGAAGGAGATCTGGCACCGCAGGGCCTCTCCAGAGCCAGATCCCTTGGGGAGCTCCAGGAGGACCAATGGAGCCGAGTCCGTGGGGTCCGAACACTGGAGCCAGAAGCTACGGCTACCGCGGGGCTCTCAGGGCCATAAAGCGGAGCTGCTGGAGATCCAGAGGGAGGGTGCGCTTAGATACATGGTGGCTGATGACAATAACTGTATGGGCGCGGCGCAGTGGCAGAAATGCAGGTTACTGTTGAGGAAGACCGCGGCGCAAGTGGACGCAGGAGAGAAGTTCCAGCTTGAATTCTACGTTCCACCAAAG TCATCTAAACCCAAAGTGAGCATCCCGCTGTCTGCTATCGTGGAGGTGAGGACCACCATGCCTCTAGAGATGCCCGACAAAGACAACACATTCGTGCTCAAG GTAGAAAATGGTGCTGAATACATTCTGGAGACCATCGACTCTCTGCAGAAGAACTCGTGGGTCGCAGACATCCAGGACTGCATTGACCCCGG GGACAGCGGGGATGACATCGAGCTGGCGTCGTGTGCTCACAGCCAGCCGCACAGAGACGTCTCGCTGGTGTCTTCCTGTAGCTGTGAGCTGCTGTGTGACG GTTCACACCGGGGGTCAGAGCGGCtgtgctctgctgctgctgatcaGTCGGCTGCGGCCCGCTGTCAGGAGCCCCCCGTCACCCAGCACCCCTCACATGTCCCGCTAGAGCGCTTCCTGCAGTCGCCAGAGGCCCAGAACACTAACACAGCATCAG GAAGCCCAGGTGAAACCCCAAGGGAAGCGGAAGGAGATGCCAGTTTGACGGGTTACCCATGGTTCCACGGGACGCTGTCACGGGTGCGGGCGGCCCAGCTCGTTCTCGCCGGCGGTGCACAGAGTCACGGTCTGTTTGTGATCCGCCAGAGCGAGACGCGTCCTGGAGAATACGTCCTCACCTTCAACTTCCAGGGAAAAGCCAAG CACCTGCGGTTGTCTGTGAATGACAGCGGTCAGTGTCACGTTCATCACCTGTGGTTCCAGACGGTCGCAGACATGTTACGGCACTTTCACGAGCATCCCATCCCACTGGAGTCCAGCGGCTCCACCGACATCACGCTACGCTCATACGTTCAAGTCCAGCGCTCGCCCACAG